ATTTTCTCTGCTACCGTGGCAGGGTTCCTTAGTTGCCCTTCATCATAGTAGTTTTTAAAAGTATCTACATTGAGGAAGTTTTCTTTATCCGAACTTCTAATCACTCCTTGCATTGCCGTATCCATAACTCCCGGTGAAAAAGAAAGAATAGTTGTCGGATGTGGAGCCTGGCTTTGCTCTAACCCTACCGATTTGGTGAACATATCGAGTCCCGCCTTTGTTGTGCAGTAAGTGTTCCAGCCATGAATCGGGCGATTGGCAGCACCAGAGCTAATATTGACGATTACCTTTTTGCAATTCCAATCCTCCGTAAGACGGATAAACTCATTGGTCATCAGCATTGGTGTGAGGAGATTGAGGTGAACTGCCTTTGTCATGGAAGTCTCGTCCGCTTTCCCTGCAGGTTTAATTGGATCGACCATTCCGGCGTTGTTAATCAGATATACACCTTCTGCTTGATCGTCTTTTTCAATTTTAGATAGAAGATATTGCACAATTCCCGTTACTCGTTCATGCTTGCTTAAATCCTCTTGTAAAAAAGTGAATTCTGCTCCACTTTCTTTTGCTGCGAGTTCCAAGTCCTTATTTTCACTTCTGGCTATACAAATCAGATGATGGTTTTCTTTTAATAGTAATTTAGCTGTGGCTTCTCCAAGTCCTTTGGAAGAGCCTGTTACGATAAAATAGTTCATTATAACACTCCCAATCTATCTGTTTTTTACTAGTTTGATGAGCGAAGAAGCAATCTGCCAGCCATCTGAACGTTTTTCTCCCAATTTAAATGGAATAAGATTGACGATACCGATCCAGAGGCTGAAATAAACGAACAAGGCAGAAAAGGAAAACTGAAATGGCGTCCAAAAAGGGAGAACAAGTAAGATCGATAATATGTTAAAGAGTGGCCCGCCAAAGGAAATCCAAGCAATCTCTTTGTGGGATAACTCCCTAGTGAGATCATTGCTGGAGTACCCTCCCAAAAACGGGATAATGTTGATTCTTATCTGCGTTCCCTTTAGATTAAAGTCCACAACCTTAGGACCTATGCCAATCCCAATCTCCGTTTTTTTTACCTTATGAAGTTTTGCCATACTCACATGACCAGCCTCATGAATCAAGTGGACAAGCGGTACGACTACGTAGAAAAACATCAAAGTATCAAGCATACCAAGGCAACCTTCTTTTTAAGTCGTTGGTTTTATTATACATGAGCAATCAGCTAAATTGGAGGAATTTGGTGTAGAAAAAAACTCCTGTCGGGGTCAGACCCCGACAGGAGTTTTTATTTCTCTATCGAATACACTAATGTTAGAACTTTATTAGATTATATCCAACCAAATTTTTATAGTCGTTGCTAAAATTAATAGTGCCAAAATCCACTGCAATACTTTCGTATTCAACTTCTGTCCAAGCTTTGCGCCAATTGGGGCCGCGATGATGCTGGCGATGACCATGACGATTGCTGGTACCAATAGAACCTGGCCGGTCGTGATTTTCCCGACGGTACTACCGATTGAGGAGATAAATGTGATTGCAAGTGATGTTGCGATCGTCATACGTGTAGGAATCTTCAGTACAACAAGCATGATCGGTACAAGCAAGAATGCCCCAGCCGCTCCCACAATACCAGAGCCGATACCGACGATGAATGCAAGAATCGCAGCCAGCGCCTTATTGAAGGTAACTTGATCGAGCGGTATGTCATCAATGCCTTTTTTAGGAACGAACATCATAATAACAGCTATAAGTGCAAGAATACCGTAAACCATGTTAATACCTTCCGCGCTCATAAGGCGGGATCCATATCCTCCAATAAAACTACCAATCAGGATACTTACTCCCATATAAATGATTAGATCTTTATTTAAATAGCCGCCTTTGCGGTAAGCCCAAACACCTGAAATGGTTGCGAAAAACACCTGAACCGCACTAACACCTGACACCTCATGCGCCGTAAGTGCCGTAAGTCCGAGCATCGGTGGAATATACAAAAGCATTGGATACTTAATAATCGAACCACCAATACCAACCATCCCCGACACAAACGAACCGATGAAACCTATCGCAAACAAAGCTACAAGCCACAATATATCAAATTCCATAAAGCATCCCTCCTTCTAGGTTGAGGGGGTTTCGACACAAATGCCAAAACTCCTAGAGGGGTCTGACCCCTCTTCTAAACTTTTTTAAATATTTTTCCGCCCTTCGACACGAAGGGCGGAATTCCTTTGAGGGTCTGACCCCTCTTCACAAATATTTTTTACCCGTGAACTGCGCAACGGTTAGGACCGATTTCCATGTCGCGTTGTTCGTCATCTGTTGGGTTGATTTTGCCCATGTTTAGTTGGCGGATTTCTTGGTATGCGTTTGGTTGTGGTGGCAGGTTTTCGGAAACGAGTTTGCGGAATTCCGCTTCGTCTTCGATGTTTAGACCTGCATTGTTTTCAAACAGGTCACCTAGACGCGCTGCTACTAGACCACCTTCGCCTACTTCGGACATCGTACCGAAGTGAGCCGGCAATACCATTAGTTCCTCAGACAATTCTTTGTAGCGAGAGTAAAGTGTTTCGCGCAAGTCTGATACCCAGTCTTCCGCTTTTCCTGCTAAGTCAGGTCGACCGATGGATTCTACGAACAAGATGTCACCACTTAACAAGAAACGGTTATCCACGACAAATGATGTACTTCCAATTGTGTGACCCGGTGAGTAAATCGCCTGTACAGCAACCTTTGTCGTACCAACTGTGATTTCCACTCCATCTTCTAGTGCTGCATAATCAAACGTTACTTCTTCTGCATCCTTTGGAGGTAACCAGTACGTTGCATTCGTTGCTTCACGAAGCATGCGTCCACCGGAAATGTGATCGGCATGCAAGTGCGTGTCAGCCACATGTACCACTTTCAAGCCTTTCGCTTCAGCAAATGAAATGTACTGATCCACCATGCGTGTAGAGTCAATGATCATCGCAGAACCATCAGATTCGACTAGGTAACTTAAGCAGCCTTTTCCGATACGAACGAACTGCCATAATGTACCGCCATCCGTTAAATCTGCTACTTTAACTGGCTCCAAGTACTCACTCCAAGCCTTCATTCCACCTTGTAAGTAAGAAACATTTTTCACACCAGCTTCTACTAGCATCTCACCAACAAAGATAGAAGAACCCTCTTTCGCACAAACAACTAAAACATTTTCAGATGGAATTTGGCCTAAGATTTCCTCTACCCCATCCATCAACTCAAAGTAAGGTGCATTTTTATGCTCAACAGATGCGCCTTCAATTTTCCAATCAGCAAATGCATCTTCGTTTCGCACATCTAAAATAAATAATGAGTCATTAGCCAAAACCTTTTTCGTTACATCTTTTGCAGTCATTGCGTTTAACATGAATAAATACCCCCTATGGTATAATTTATTTTAAAAAAATTTATCGTTTTAAGCTGTAGGACCTTCCCACTTACTCATTCCAGGAACAACATTTTTCACATTCGTAAAACCTAGTTCAGTCAACTTTTGTGCAGCCATGTCACTTCGACTTCCAGTACGGCAAACGACAAATGTTTCTTTATCTTTATCTAATTCAGCAATTCCGCCTTCTAAATCACCTAATGGAACGGAAACTGCACCAGGAATGTGTCCGAATGCATACTCGGCTGGTTCACGGACATCCAATACGGTAATGCCTGCTTCCAACTTGGCAGCCAACTCTTCGTTTGTAGCTACATGAGGATAGTTTTGTTCTTCTTTTTCCTCTTCAGATCTTGCTTTACGGATATAATGTTTCAGTACATCGCCTTCTTCAAGCGTTCCTAAATATTGATGGCCGATTTTATCTGCCCATGCCTTAATATCCGCTTTAGAACCTTTATCTGTTGCTAATACTTCCAATACTTCTCCAGATTCAATCTGGTCGATCGCCTTTTTCGTACGCACGATAGGCATAGGACATGCCAATCCTTTTGCATCTACAGTCAAGTTTACATTCATCAGTAGGTCATCTCCCTTTATGAAAAATAATTATTTTACGTTACCTTCCCATTCAAGCATTCCGCCAACCATATTAATGACGTCAAAACCTTGGGCTGCCAAGAACATGGAGGCCTTTCCACTTCTTCCGCCTGAACGACAGACCATGTAATGTGTTTTGGTTTTATCAATATCTTGCGTACGGAATTCTAATAAACTTAACGGGATGTTCACCGCTTGTGGGATCTTCCCTGCAGCCACTTCCTCTGCTTCACGTACATCAATAATAGATACCTGCTCGCCAGCCGCAAGCTTTGCTTCTAATTCCTGTGGTGTAATCTCTTTCATGTTTGACAGCTCCTTTTCTATTTAAAATTACCAGGCATTCATGCCGCCTTTTACATTTGTAAGCTTCGTGAATCCTGCTTTCTTCAATTGCTTCACGGCAGCATTACTGCGCATGCCGCTTTGACAGATGACAATCGTCTCTTTGTCTTTCGAAAGTTTATTCATGCTGTTTCCAATGGTGTTCAGAGGGATATTCTGAAACTGTCGAATATGATTCCCTTTGTATTCCATCGGTGTGCGAACATCAATGAACTGTTTGTTTTTATTGTTCATTTCCTGCTTCAATTCAGCTGTTGTTATCTGACGGACGCCGGCAGTCGGCTTCATTCTGCTGATCAGAAAAAACACTGCCAGCCCCATTAAAATATAAGGAAGAAACTCCATCTAGCAACACCCCTTTAGATGAATAAGTTCACATTACCTTCAGAAGCATCGCCTAAATATGCACCAACCCCTGCGTACTCAATACCGTCGATCATTTCTTCGTGCTTCAAGCCAAGTAAATCAACCGTCATTTGGCAACCTACAAGTTTAACATCCTGTTCTTTTGCCATTTCAATCAAGCTTGGTAAAGATTGAACGTTATGCTTTTTCATGATGCCTTTAATCATTTTTGGACCCATTCCTGCCATGTTCATCGTAGATAATGGTAACTTGTTAGCTCCGCGCGGCATCATTTTGCCGAACATTTTCTCAATAAAGTTTTTCTTTACTGGAACAAGCTCCTCTTTACGAAGTGCATTTAATCCCCAAAATGTGTGAAAAATCGTTACTTCGTGATCATAAGCTGCAGCACCGTTCGCAATAATATAGGCTGCCATCGCTTTATCATAATCACCGCTGAAAAGTACAATCGTTGTTTTTTTCTTTTCCATGTTAAGATCCTCTCCCTTTTGTTTTTGTTTTATCTGTCGTTACGCTTTTTTAATATAAAAAGTAAATACGTCGTTCTCTTCTTTCATATCTAATAACTCGTTTCCAGTTGCTTTGCACCATGCAGCAAGGTCAGTCTTCGCACCTTTGTCTGTCGTGATAACCTCTAAGATCTCACCTACGTTCACTTCATTTAAAGCTTTCTTCGTTTTCACTAATGGCATTGGGCAAGCTAATCCTTTTGCGTCTAATACTTTGTTTACATTCATGTGTAATTCCTCCTAATATTTTTACCCCTGGGGGTATTTATTTTATTAAAAAAATATAGTTAATATCTTTATACCTGGTAGGGTATAATATTCTTCAAAAAAATATTCGAGTTGTTGCCCTCTATACCCTTAGGGGTATAATGACATATAAAAAAATATGATGCAACCTTTCATTTAAATACCCTAGTGGGTATCGATAACTCTATAATATACCACTTGGGGTATATTATCAAGTACTTTTTTACTATCTGCTTTTAATGAGAAGATCAACTGCTTGTTGAACCATTTCGCTGGTCTCTTCACCTTTTAGTACATTTTCTCGAACGCATTGCTCCAAGTTTGTACTAACGATGACGCCAATGGCACGTTCAATTGCAGTGGTTGCAGCATTTAACTGTGATACCACATCTCGGCAATCTTCACCTTGTTCCATCATATGAAGAACACCCCTGATTTGCCCCTCGGCACGTTTCAAACGATTCTTCATCTGGTTTGTGTATTCCATAGCAGACATGCACCTCCTGTTGAAAATAATGTAGTAACAATGTCTATGCTCATATATTATACCCCCGAGGGTATATTGTCAACCCTTTTAGAAAGAATTCTTTTTCTTCCTTATTATATAAAATGCAGTTAGTTAGAATCATTTATACCATTAGTATGAAACCTTCATTTAATAAAATCGTTTCAACAAACACCTATTTATGATAGGATTATTCTTGTACATTGTTTGCCGAAACGTTTCGATTTAATATTTTTTGTAAGCGCTTTTCTATTTTACATTAAGGGGATGAAAAGACATGATTGAAATTAAAAATAAACAGATACTTATAGATGGAAGTCCCGTACTTATTATGTGCGGAGAGATACATTATTACCGTTTGGAGCGAAAAGATTGGCAGGACCGCATCAACAAACTGAAGGATGCAGGCTGTAATGCTGTAGCAACATATATCCCATGGTTGTGCCATGAACCGGTGGAAGGACAGATGGATCTTGATGGCCGCACTCGACCGGAATTGGATTTGGGTGCATTTATCGACCTTTGTGCCGAAAATGATCTATATTTCTTTGCGAGACCAGGCCCGTTCATTATGGCAGAAATGAAAAATGAAGGAATACCTCATTGGGTATCTAAGAAGCACCCGGAAGTTGTTCCAGTCGGTTGGGATGGAAATGCAGCAACCACACCAACACTCGACTACTTGGCTCCAAACTTTTTAAAAGAAACAAAAAAGTGGTATGAGGCAGTGATGGCAGTCATCGCTCCCCGCTTGCACACAAACGGCGGCAATATTATAGGAGTACAGCTTGATAATGAAATTGGCATGCTATCTTGGGTCAGCAATTGTCCTGATTTGACAGAGCAGTTGTTGGAGGACTTTTCTCGTTGGTTAAAAGAGAATTACGAAGAGGCGGAGTTAAAGGAGCGATATCCATTTAATCTGCATGATGCATCCGAGAGAATCACTGGTATCCGCTCTCCAAAAGAAGAGTATGCAGCCGAATTGATGCGTGACCTTGGGCATTACATGAGAGATCGCTTTGCACGCTATGTCGCTATTTTGCGGAATTATGCCGAAGAGTTCGATGTGAAAGATGTTCCATTTATCGTCAATATTCACGGAACAGGCGGCGGCCGCGGATTAACGTATCCGATTGGAATCTCTCAGCTTTATGAGTCCTATACCCAAAGTGAGGGGTATCTGTCCGGTTCTGATATTTACTTCGGAGACTTGGATATGGAATCATTCCAAGATCTTTACTTGATTAATGGTTTTATGGATGCAGTTCACAATCCTGATCAACCTTTGACTAGCGTCGAGTTCAATTGTGGTGATGGCAACTTTGGGGAAACATATGGCGGTCGCTATGACGTATCCGCAGCCGATTTTAAAACAAGAATGTGTGTCGCACAAGGAAATCGTCTGATTAACTATTACCTGTTTACAGGTGGGTATAACTATAAAATGGATGAAGCAGCAGGCGACGGAAACGGACGTATTGCTTCTACTGGAGAGCGTCACGGTTTTGCGGCACCGGTCAATCCAGAGGGCAAGCTCAACTACACTTTCCCTCGCATGGCCCGTTCCATCAAAACGATGATGGCAGTCGGGGACAAGCTCGCCGCAATGGATGAAGACCGAGATGCTGTAGCATTTGCGTTTATCCCGGACTATTATATGACCGAATATCGTTATCCTGAGAGCATGAAAATGCGAGAGATTGTAGACAACATCACGATGCATCGTGGGGCAGGTGCGTGGGAGATTGTTGCGCGGGCCATGCTGCTTGGAAGCTACCGTTTCAGTTCCGTGGATGTGCAAAATAAGGTGTTGGATCCTGAAGTGACCAAGGCGCTAGTGCTACCTTCTGCCCGTTATATGGACAGAGAAGTCCAGTTGAAATTGGTGGAGTATTTGCAGCGTGGTGGAGGAATTCTGTTGTATGGCGAGGTTCCGACTTTTGATATGGAAGGCAAGCCTTTTACCGCACTTGCAGATGCACTTGGCGTGAAGCCTTTAGCTGTAACATTCAATGAACATGGCCGCTTTATGTCCTTAACTGCAGACGGATGGGCAGCCAATCGCCATGAAATCCGCACTTATTTTACACAGACATTTGAACTTGGTTCTAGTGCGGAAGCTATCATGCGTGTGACCGAATCCGATGATGTATGCGGTTTTGACGCGAAGGTTGGCAAAGGGCGTGCCATCGTGCTTGCTACAGCTTACCGTTGCGATATCGACCTTTTTAAAACTGCCTTGGAGCGACTTGGTGCTGTGGCGGGTCTAACTCATGATTGCGGGTACCATGGGATTTTCTCGACTTCTGTATCTAATGGCGATGAGCGTTTTATTCATCTATTGAATTTGGATGGATTTGAGAAGGAGATTCAGGTTCGTTTAGACGGTGAGGTGTTTTTGGAAGGCCGCACGTTCACCCTTCAAAGTAAAGATGGTGTGATGTTACCGATGAATGTATCCTTGGAGAGACCGGGAGTGAAAATAGTTTATTCGACTGCTGAAATTATGGAGGTTTCCGCTGACTCCATTGCCTTCCGACTGACACAAAGCAGTGACAGCATTCTCTTGGAAACAAACAGGGGTGTGCTGGAGAATGCTAATTATCATGTAAAAGAGGTTGATTCTTCAAAAGTATTGATTACTTCTAAGAAACATGGAAAAATTGATGATCATTTGGTGGTCAAATTTAATTAAAACAGGTGTCCAGATACCCTTCCTCTTCATAGGAGCACGGTATCTGGGCATTTTTACTGTAATTTAGTCGAGTTCGTGCGGAAACAGGGTGAGTTTGTGCCAAAATGATGAAAGTTCGTGCCAAAACCAATCAAGTTGATGCCGATTTCCCAAAACCACAAAAAAACAGGTAGCCCCCTTACTCCGGAGGCGACCTGTTCAACAAAACATTACATTCTATCCATCATCCCTTGCAAGTTCCCAATACTCACCCGCAAACTGTCCAAAGGATTCCCCGGGCACACATCTTGCTCAATGATGTACCACTGTACGCCGTTCTCTTCTCCCCAACGCAATACCGGTTCAAAGTCGATGACCCCTGTTCCTACTTCTGCAAAGCTTCCTTCTTCACCTGCAGCCATATCTTTCATATGTAAAGTTGGAACACGGCCAGCTAATGGTGACAAGAATTCCAGAACATCACGACCAGCTTTCGTTACCCAATAAACATCCAATTCGGCATGCAGCAAGTTATCAGCACTTGGCTCTAATAAATATTCCAAGACTACCTTACCGTCAATTTCCTTATGAAACTCAAAATCATGGTTATGATAACTGATCGTGTAGCCGTCTTTTTTCAACACAACAGCAAGCTCGTTCAACTCAGCCTTCAAAGAAACATAATATTCCTCCGTACGGTCCTCTTCTAGCACATAAGGCATAACAAGATGTTTTGTACCAAACAATTCCGCTTCATCCAACACAGCAGGAAGCTCGTTACTTAATCGATCCAAACCTACGTGCATACCTGCAACAGATAACCCTAATTCCTTCAATGCTGCCGCAATTTCTTTTGGATCATGGCCGTAAAGTCCTGCCATTTCCACTCCAGCATAGCCCATTTCTTTTAGTTCTTTAAGTACTCCGATAAAATCTTTTTCCAATAGATCGCGCACCGTGTATAGTTGCGCGGCAATTTTATGCTTCATCCTCAACCGCCTCCTTATTTTAAAAACAAGCAACCAAATACGTTGGTTGCTTGTTCACAATAGCTAAACTTACACCCACCACATATCAGCAGGTTGTTCTTTGATCAACACAGATTGAAGGTTCGTCACCGCACGTGCAAATCCTTCTTCAATCGACATGATCGGATCCTCGTGCTCGATGCTGACTACATAATCGTAGCCATAAGTGCGCAGGGCACTCATCATGTCCGACCACTCTTGGACACTATGACCACATCCAACAGAACGGAAGCTCCATGCGCGAGTTTGGACTTCGCCGTATGGCTGCATGTCCGTTAAGCCGTACATATTCACATTATCCTGATCGATGTAGGTGTCTTTTGCATGGAAATGATGGATTGCTCCAGCTTTTCCTAAAATTTTGATTGCTGCAACAGGATCGATTCCTTGCCACCAAAGATGACTTGGATCCAAGTTTGCGCCAATTGCAGGGGACGTTAACTCACGAAGTTTCAGCATCGTGTGCGGCGTATGTACCAAGAATCCGCCGTGCAATTCAAGACCTATTTTGATATTACGCTCTTCTGCGTACTTCCCTACTTCTTTCCAGTAAGGTACAAGCTTTGTTTCCCACTGCCATGTTAGTACGTCGCCATACTCATTTGGCCATGGTGCAACAGGCCAGTTTGGCGCTTTCGCATTTTCGCTGTCACCAGGTACGCCGGAGAAGCAGTTTACTACTTCCACTCCTGTTAATGCAGCAAGTTCAATCGTTTTTAGTAATGTTTCATGGGATTCTTTTGCAAAAGCCTCATCCGGTGAAATTGGGTTACCGTGGCAGCTGAATGCACTGATTTGCAAGCCGCGGGAATGGATTTCCTCCATATAAGCATTGCGTGCCCCTTCATCTTCTAAAAGAGTATCCAATGGACAATGGTTGTTGCCAGGATAACAACCAGTACCGATTTCCACTGCTTCTAGTCCTGCCGCTTTTACATAATCCAGCATTTCTGTGAAAGATTTATTTGCAAAAAGGACTGTAAATACGCCTAGTTTCATTAGTGTTCACGCTCCTTAGTTCAATTCGTTTTGGATGTTGACAATCTTCTTCGTTTCGTTGGATTCAAGTGCTCCTAAAATAACCATCAAGGAGTTCTTGCCTTCGTTTCCGTCTACAAGTACTTCTTTATTTTCTAAAATGCTTGCTACAAAATGGTCGATTACATGAGAACCAGTTTGCCCGCCAGCGTCATTGCTTTGAATTTTGCCTAATTCGTAGCGAACTGTTTCACCTGTTGCATATTGTACGACTAAAGAGTGAGTCGGATCATCTTCAAGACGAAGAACCGCTTTTTCCGCATAGATGATTGTGGAGTTATCTTCACGTTTGTAAGACCAGCTAGCAGCAAGTGTTCCAACGATACCGCTTTCTGTTCTTAACGCGCAAACTGCCGTGTCATCCACATCTGTATTTTCTTTGGAAGAAGTTTCGATGAATGCTCCCACTTCCACAATTTCTTCCCCTAAAAGGTAGCGCATCAAGTCGGACTTGTGCACGCCAAGGTCTCCCATCGCACCGATGAATGCTTCTTCTTTACGGAAGAACCAGCTGTCTTTTCCGTCCACACTCCAGCCTTCAGGTCCAGGATGTCCGAATGCTGTACGGAAGCTGTAGATTTTTCCGATTTCTCCGCTTTCAATCAGTTGTCTCGCTTTTTGGTGGGATGGAACAAAACGTTGGTTGTGCGCGATCATCAGTTTTTTACCAGATGCTTTTGCTGCAGCAATCATTTCATCCGCTTCTTCTTTTGATGTTGCCATCGGCTTTTCACATAAAACGTTCGCTCCAGCTTTGGAAGCATAGATGGATACAGGCGCATGCAGGTAGTTCGGTGTGCACACACTCACAACATCCAATTCTTCACGGTCAATCATTTCTTGATAACTTTCATATGCTTTTCCGCCGTAAGTTTCAACAGCTTGCTCGGCGCGTTCTAAAACAACATCACATAGTGCAACAAGCTCCACATTTGGGTTTGCATGGTACTCCGGTAAATGGCGGTGCTTCGCGATACTTCCGCATCCTACTACTCCAACTCGTAATTTCTTCATTTTGTTATCCCCCTTATTTGCTTTTGATTTCTTCTAATGGTTTTGCATTTCCGTAATATACATCGCCGATTGTTGTCGGTTTTGCCCAGTTAACGGCATTCTTGATAACTTTTTGTACTTTTTCATGATAGTAAGTCGGGTATGTTTCATGTCCTGGACGGAAGTAAAATACTTTCCCTCTTCCGCGCTTATATGTGCAACCGCTGCGGAATACCTCTCCACCTTCAAACCAGCTCACAAATACTAGCTCGTCCGGATCTGGAATATCGAAGTGCTCGCCATACATTTCTTCGCGCTCGATATCAATGTGCTCCCCGATTCCTTCTGCGATTGGATGGCCTGGTGATACGACCCAGATGCGTTCTTTCTCGTCCGCTTCTCTCCATTTCAGGTCACAAGTTGTACCCATCAATGTTTTAAAGATCTTAGAGAAATGACCAGAGTGAAGAACGATCAATCCCATTCCGTCTAGTACTCTATTCTTTACGCGAGTAACGATTTCATCGCTCACATCGTCATGCGCCACATGGCCCCACCATAAAAGAACGTCAGTGTTGTTTAGCACTTCTTCGGTAAGTCCGTGTTCTGGCTCATCCAATGTAGCGGTTCTTACTTCGTAGTCTTCTTCTTTTAGGAAGGAAGCGATGGCACCGTGGATACCTTCTGGGTATACTTCTCTCACCTTTTCGTTTGTTTGTTCATGGCGGTTTTCATTCCATACAGTTACTCTGATCATTGATTGTTGCCCCTTTCCTTACTTATAATCTATTTTATTTGCAAAATCTCTAACTCTATTAATTGGTTGTGGTTATACGTGTGGGAACGTTTCCATATTGCGATATATGTAACGTCTCAAGATAACTCTCCTACATTATAAATGGATAATAAAGCGTTTTCAATGTTA
This window of the Sutcliffiella horikoshii genome carries:
- a CDS encoding Gfo/Idh/MocA family protein, with the translated sequence MKKLRVGVVGCGSIAKHRHLPEYHANPNVELVALCDVVLERAEQAVETYGGKAYESYQEMIDREELDVVSVCTPNYLHAPVSIYASKAGANVLCEKPMATSKEEADEMIAAAKASGKKLMIAHNQRFVPSHQKARQLIESGEIGKIYSFRTAFGHPGPEGWSVDGKDSWFFRKEEAFIGAMGDLGVHKSDLMRYLLGEEIVEVGAFIETSSKENTDVDDTAVCALRTESGIVGTLAASWSYKREDNSTIIYAEKAVLRLEDDPTHSLVVQYATGETVRYELGKIQSNDAGGQTGSHVIDHFVASILENKEVLVDGNEGKNSLMVILGALESNETKKIVNIQNELN
- a CDS encoding sugar phosphate isomerase/epimerase family protein — translated: MKLGVFTVLFANKSFTEMLDYVKAAGLEAVEIGTGCYPGNNHCPLDTLLEDEGARNAYMEEIHSRGLQISAFSCHGNPISPDEAFAKESHETLLKTIELAALTGVEVVNCFSGVPGDSENAKAPNWPVAPWPNEYGDVLTWQWETKLVPYWKEVGKYAEERNIKIGLELHGGFLVHTPHTMLKLRELTSPAIGANLDPSHLWWQGIDPVAAIKILGKAGAIHHFHAKDTYIDQDNVNMYGLTDMQPYGEVQTRAWSFRSVGCGHSVQEWSDMMSALRTYGYDYVVSIEHEDPIMSIEEGFARAVTNLQSVLIKEQPADMWWV
- a CDS encoding ThuA domain-containing protein — its product is MIRVTVWNENRHEQTNEKVREVYPEGIHGAIASFLKEEDYEVRTATLDEPEHGLTEEVLNNTDVLLWWGHVAHDDVSDEIVTRVKNRVLDGMGLIVLHSGHFSKIFKTLMGTTCDLKWREADEKERIWVVSPGHPIAEGIGEHIDIEREEMYGEHFDIPDPDELVFVSWFEGGEVFRSGCTYKRGRGKVFYFRPGHETYPTYYHEKVQKVIKNAVNWAKPTTIGDVYYGNAKPLEEIKSK
- a CDS encoding sugar phosphate isomerase/epimerase family protein, which encodes MKHKIAAQLYTVRDLLEKDFIGVLKELKEMGYAGVEMAGLYGHDPKEIAAALKELGLSVAGMHVGLDRLSNELPAVLDEAELFGTKHLVMPYVLEEDRTEEYYVSLKAELNELAVVLKKDGYTISYHNHDFEFHKEIDGKVVLEYLLEPSADNLLHAELDVYWVTKAGRDVLEFLSPLAGRVPTLHMKDMAAGEEGSFAEVGTGVIDFEPVLRWGEENGVQWYIIEQDVCPGNPLDSLRVSIGNLQGMMDRM